The Pirellulimonas nuda genome includes a region encoding these proteins:
- a CDS encoding ATP-binding protein codes for MSSIPTTPAARDAERFGTSARWLAKLRWVAAIGQLGTISVVTLLGVRLPIVPLLSLVAVTVLTNTAFACWRRGAARRPTPPRAWHVVMGGLMLLDLAVLTAMLWLTGGTTNPFVVFYFVNLALAAVLLPWQWSWVLCGGAVLAFSLLSWWHQSIEALREPGRLAPLSAPESTWLAAIGAIVAFGVSAGVIVNFATRLTGQLEQSEQARRDAEQRRARSEKLEALGTLAAGAAHELASPLSTIAVVARELELELQARGASEEVRHDAKLIRDELVRCRAILDRMSIDSGQAAGEAPTEITVAELAAGVVSGLPGAPVEVEIAAGSGGVCLTLPVIAVGQALRALAQNGLDASGGKPVGLAMTTDARTLTIEVQDHGPGIDRDVLRRIGEPFFTTKDPGKGMGLGVFLARSVIERLGGSIDYQSAPGEGARAVVRLPIG; via the coding sequence ATGAGCTCGATCCCCACGACCCCCGCGGCCCGCGACGCCGAACGCTTCGGCACGAGCGCCCGGTGGCTCGCCAAGCTGCGGTGGGTCGCGGCGATCGGCCAGCTCGGCACGATCAGCGTCGTGACGCTGCTGGGGGTCCGCCTGCCGATTGTTCCCTTGTTGAGCCTGGTGGCCGTCACGGTGCTCACCAACACGGCCTTCGCCTGCTGGCGCCGCGGCGCGGCCCGCCGCCCCACGCCCCCCCGCGCGTGGCACGTCGTGATGGGGGGCCTGATGCTGCTCGACCTGGCCGTGCTTACGGCAATGCTGTGGCTCACCGGCGGCACCACCAACCCGTTTGTCGTCTTCTACTTTGTGAACCTGGCGCTGGCCGCGGTGCTGCTCCCTTGGCAGTGGTCGTGGGTGCTTTGCGGCGGGGCGGTGCTGGCCTTTTCGTTGCTGAGCTGGTGGCACCAGAGCATCGAGGCGCTCCGCGAACCGGGGCGGCTGGCGCCCCTCTCGGCGCCCGAGTCGACGTGGCTGGCCGCCATCGGCGCGATCGTGGCGTTCGGGGTGTCGGCGGGCGTGATCGTCAACTTCGCCACCCGGCTCACCGGGCAACTCGAGCAGAGCGAGCAGGCGCGACGCGACGCAGAACAACGCCGGGCCCGCAGCGAGAAGCTCGAGGCGTTGGGGACGCTGGCCGCGGGCGCCGCCCACGAGCTGGCCTCGCCCCTGTCAACCATTGCCGTCGTGGCGCGTGAGCTGGAGCTCGAGCTCCAGGCCCGCGGCGCCTCCGAAGAGGTGCGTCACGACGCCAAGCTGATCCGCGACGAACTGGTCCGCTGCCGCGCCATCCTCGACCGGATGAGCATCGATTCGGGCCAGGCCGCCGGCGAGGCGCCGACCGAAATCACCGTCGCAGAGCTCGCCGCGGGCGTGGTGAGCGGGCTGCCGGGAGCGCCGGTCGAAGTAGAAATCGCCGCGGGTTCCGGGGGCGTTTGCCTGACGCTCCCGGTGATCGCGGTGGGGCAGGCGCTGAGGGCGCTCGCCCAGAACGGGCTCGACGCCTCGGGGGGGAAGCCCGTCGGGCTCGCCATGACGACCGACGCCCGGACGCTCACGATCGAGGTGCAAGACCACGGGCCGGGGATCGACCGCGACGTGCTGCGGCGGATCGGCGAGCCCTTCTTCACCACCAAAGACCCGGGCAAAGGGATGGGGCTGGGCGTGTTCCTAGCGCGGAGCGTGATCGAGCGGCTCGGGGGCTCGATCGACTACCAATCGGCCCCGGGCGAGGGCGCCCGGGCCGTGGTGCGGCTGCCGATCGGCTAG
- the gyrA gene encoding DNA gyrase subunit A, whose translation MPIEDELKESYLTYAMSVIVSRALPDVRDGLKPSQRRILVAMNDLNLGPGSQRVKCAKISGDTSGNYHPHGESVIYPTLVRMAQEWNMRALLIDKQGNFGSIAGLPPAAMRYTEARLSPVAALMLEDLKLDTVPFVPTYDERSTEPVVLPSKFPNLLVNGSGGIAVGMATSIPPHNLGEVCRGVVALLDNPEISIQELMEHIPGPDFPTGGIICGRSSVARGYMTGRSTITVRARTSVEEAGKKTRIIIHEIPYQQARDRVEERITTLAADGKISGIAAVHNHSDLNEPVRLVIDLKRDADADVVLNQLYKFSSIQETFSVIFLALVDGKPRVLNLKEMLQEFVRHRFTVIRRRTQFLLARARKRKHTVQGLLLAHANIDEVIRVIRSSTTQPEAKQRLIEIKVPSSMLERALGDVGYGQFIAERGAAEDYSLTPVQADAILRMTLGQLVNLEQEKLVDEHSTLLTEIGEYLSILGDDARIYGIIRDDMLELADSRHADARRTQISHEELGDVDLEDLIEEETMVVSISHEGYIKRTPATAYRTQNRGGKGIKGAKSDEADPVEHLFVTSTHDYLLFFTNQGKVYWQKVYNLPQLARDAKGRAVVNLLNFGEGEKIADCRALRDLHLEDHYLMMATRNGLVKKTALKAYSRPLKSGIISIKLREGDELVDVALVQPGDEIVLSTAKGMAIRFSEADARPTGRNTSGVKGIGLGKGDYVVGMVPAFPGATLLTATANGYGKRTPFGPNADGGQEVEGVEDVERVEAAEGEDENSSSSHRYRTQHRGGKGLRDIKTTDRNGGVVGVVRVDDDDELLMMTAMGKVQRIKASDINVIGRNTQGVRIMSLDDGDQLMAIVRVPKEEGDAAPVEEA comes from the coding sequence ATGCCGATCGAGGACGAGCTCAAGGAGAGCTACCTGACGTACGCCATGAGCGTGATCGTCAGCCGGGCGCTGCCCGACGTGCGCGACGGCCTCAAGCCCTCGCAGCGGCGGATCTTGGTCGCGATGAACGACCTGAACCTCGGCCCGGGTTCACAGCGGGTGAAATGCGCCAAGATTTCCGGCGACACCAGCGGTAACTACCACCCGCACGGCGAGAGCGTCATCTACCCGACTCTCGTGCGCATGGCCCAGGAATGGAACATGCGCGCCCTGCTGATCGACAAGCAGGGAAACTTCGGCAGCATCGCCGGGCTGCCGCCGGCCGCCATGCGGTACACCGAAGCCCGCCTGTCGCCCGTCGCGGCGCTAATGCTCGAGGACCTGAAGCTCGACACCGTGCCGTTCGTCCCCACCTACGACGAACGCAGCACCGAGCCGGTGGTGCTCCCCTCCAAGTTCCCCAACCTGCTGGTGAACGGCTCGGGGGGCATCGCGGTCGGCATGGCGACCAGCATCCCGCCCCACAACCTGGGCGAGGTCTGCCGCGGCGTAGTGGCGCTGCTAGACAACCCGGAGATCAGCATCCAGGAGCTGATGGAGCACATCCCGGGGCCCGACTTCCCCACCGGCGGCATCATCTGCGGCCGCAGCAGCGTGGCCCGCGGCTACATGACCGGGCGCAGCACCATCACCGTGCGGGCCCGCACCAGCGTCGAAGAGGCGGGCAAGAAGACGCGGATCATCATCCACGAGATCCCCTACCAGCAGGCCCGCGACCGGGTCGAAGAAAGGATCACGACGCTCGCGGCCGACGGCAAGATCTCCGGCATCGCGGCGGTGCACAACCACAGCGACCTCAACGAGCCGGTCCGGCTGGTCATCGACCTGAAGCGCGACGCCGACGCGGACGTGGTGCTCAACCAGCTCTACAAGTTCTCGTCGATCCAAGAGACGTTCAGCGTCATCTTCTTGGCGCTGGTCGACGGCAAGCCGCGCGTGCTGAACCTGAAGGAGATGCTGCAAGAGTTCGTGCGGCACCGCTTCACGGTCATCCGCCGGCGGACGCAGTTCCTCTTGGCCCGGGCGCGGAAGCGGAAGCACACCGTCCAGGGCCTGCTGCTGGCGCACGCCAACATCGACGAGGTGATCCGCGTCATCCGCAGCAGCACCACGCAGCCCGAGGCCAAGCAGCGGCTGATCGAGATCAAGGTCCCCTCGTCGATGCTCGAACGCGCGCTGGGCGACGTCGGCTACGGCCAGTTTATCGCCGAACGCGGCGCGGCCGAGGACTACTCGCTGACCCCCGTGCAGGCCGACGCGATCCTGCGGATGACGCTCGGCCAGTTGGTGAACCTCGAGCAGGAGAAGCTGGTCGACGAGCACTCAACGCTGCTGACGGAGATCGGCGAGTACCTGTCGATCTTGGGGGACGACGCCCGCATCTACGGCATCATCCGCGACGACATGCTGGAGCTGGCCGATTCGCGGCACGCCGACGCGCGTCGCACGCAGATCAGCCACGAAGAGCTGGGGGACGTCGACCTCGAGGACCTGATCGAGGAAGAGACGATGGTTGTCTCGATCAGCCACGAGGGGTACATCAAGCGCACGCCGGCGACCGCCTACCGCACCCAGAACCGCGGCGGCAAGGGGATCAAGGGCGCCAAGAGCGACGAGGCCGACCCCGTTGAGCACCTGTTCGTCACCAGCACGCACGACTACCTGCTGTTCTTCACGAACCAGGGGAAGGTCTACTGGCAGAAGGTGTACAACCTGCCGCAGCTTGCGCGCGACGCGAAGGGCCGCGCCGTGGTCAACCTGCTGAACTTCGGCGAGGGAGAGAAGATCGCCGACTGCCGGGCCCTGCGCGACCTGCACCTGGAAGACCACTACCTGATGATGGCCACCCGCAACGGGCTGGTGAAGAAGACCGCGCTTAAGGCCTACAGCCGGCCGCTGAAGAGCGGCATCATCAGCATCAAGCTGCGTGAGGGGGACGAGCTGGTGGACGTGGCGCTGGTGCAGCCGGGCGACGAGATCGTCCTCTCCACCGCCAAGGGGATGGCCATCCGTTTCAGCGAGGCAGACGCCCGCCCGACCGGCCGCAACACCAGCGGCGTCAAGGGAATCGGGCTGGGCAAGGGGGACTACGTGGTCGGCATGGTGCCGGCGTTCCCCGGCGCCACGCTGCTGACCGCCACCGCCAACGGCTACGGCAAACGGACCCCGTTCGGCCCCAACGCCGACGGCGGTCAAGAAGTCGAAGGGGTTGAAGACGTCGAACGGGTCGAAGCAGCGGAAGGCGAGGACGAGAACAGCTCCTCCTCCCATCGCTACCGCACGCAGCACCGCGGCGGCAAGGGGCTGCGGGACATCAAGACCACCGACCGCAACGGCGGCGTGGTGGGCGTGGTGCGGGTGGACGACGACGACGAGCTGCTGATGATGACCGCCATGGGCAAGGTGCAACGCATCAAGGCGAGCGACATCAACGTCATCGGCCGCAACACGCAGGGGGTGCGGATCATGTCGCTGGACGACGGCGATCAACTGATGGCGATCGTCCGCGTGCCAAAAGAAGAGGGTGACGCGGCGCCCGTGGAAGAGGCGTAG
- a CDS encoding Uma2 family endonuclease, which produces MSAIPNTYLTADQYLARERASLEQKHEFYRGEMFAMAGASRQHSRLTFALNTLIGSGLKGKPCEGHGSDMRVKVDPSGLYTYPDLSVVCGEPAFEDEHLDTLLNPQLIVEVLSPSTETYDRGKKFEHYRKIASLREYVLVAQDRPHIERFVRQEDGSWNLTEANGIDASITLALLDLPLALSDVYEKVEFDEADSAPETPAAAPADRAGI; this is translated from the coding sequence ATGTCCGCAATCCCCAACACCTATCTAACGGCCGACCAATACCTTGCTCGTGAGCGCGCCTCGCTGGAACAGAAGCACGAGTTCTATCGGGGCGAGATGTTCGCGATGGCGGGCGCTAGCCGTCAGCATAGCCGCTTGACCTTCGCTCTCAATACTTTGATCGGCTCCGGGTTGAAGGGAAAGCCTTGCGAAGGACACGGCTCAGACATGCGGGTTAAAGTCGATCCGTCCGGCCTCTACACTTACCCCGATCTCTCGGTAGTCTGCGGAGAACCGGCGTTTGAGGATGAACACCTCGATACCCTCCTCAACCCTCAGCTCATCGTTGAGGTCCTCTCCCCCTCCACCGAAACCTACGACCGCGGCAAGAAGTTCGAGCACTACCGCAAGATCGCCTCGCTACGCGAGTACGTGCTGGTGGCCCAAGACAGGCCGCATATCGAACGCTTCGTCCGTCAAGAAGACGGCAGTTGGAACCTGACCGAGGCGAACGGCATCGACGCCTCGATCACGTTGGCGCTGCTCGATCTGCCGCTCGCTCTGAGCGATGTCTACGAGAAGGTAGAGTTCGACGAGGCGGACTCCGCACCTGAAACGCCCGCCGCGGCGCCAGCAGACCGGGCCGGAATTTAG
- a CDS encoding bL17 family ribosomal protein: protein MRHRKRGRILGRNPKHQRALLRSLASNLLLTERDPEDLRFLDMESEPKVKGRIITTLSKAKEVRPLVEKCITIAKGGVKAQEAAAEFGTDAERGSDAWRQWRQGEGWRKWNTAMAPAVAARRRCITLLGSKQAVAVLFETVAPRFTDRPGGYTRVVRLAAPRLGDAGTRAILEFVGVRDRVVQRAAKPAFDQAETVEAS from the coding sequence ATGAGACACCGCAAGCGTGGCCGGATCCTCGGCCGGAACCCGAAGCACCAACGCGCCCTGCTGCGGAGCTTGGCCAGCAACCTGTTGCTGACCGAACGCGACCCGGAGGACCTCCGGTTCCTCGACATGGAATCGGAGCCGAAGGTGAAGGGGCGTATCATCACGACCCTCAGCAAGGCCAAGGAAGTACGCCCGCTAGTAGAGAAGTGCATCACCATCGCCAAGGGCGGGGTGAAGGCCCAAGAAGCCGCGGCCGAGTTCGGGACCGACGCCGAGCGCGGCTCGGACGCCTGGCGGCAGTGGCGGCAGGGCGAGGGCTGGCGGAAGTGGAACACCGCGATGGCGCCGGCCGTAGCCGCCCGTCGTCGGTGCATCACGCTGCTGGGCAGCAAGCAGGCCGTGGCCGTGCTGTTCGAGACGGTCGCCCCCAGGTTCACCGATCGCCCGGGCGGCTACACCCGCGTGGTGCGTCTGGCCGCCCCGCGTCTGGGCGACGCCGGTACGCGTGCGATCCTTGAGTTTGTCGGCGTCCGCGACCGCGTGGTTCAACGCGCCGCCAAGCCGGCGTTCGATCAGGCAGAGACCGTCGAGGCGAGCTGA
- a CDS encoding sugar phosphate isomerase/epimerase family protein, translating to MAEWPLGVFASIDAGLGVRLDVAQQLGVPTLHLHAPHAEGRTAEAAAAFRKRLDELGMRVSVVFAGFDGESYADIPTVVETVGLVPHAYRAERIAQLKQIIDFTALLGVEATGLHLGFVPHDAASHGFAEVVAVTGEVCDYAAGQGVAIHLETGQEPADVLIAFLDAVGRPNLFVNFDPANMILYGCGEPIDALRKLGARVRSVHCKDATWSDQPGQTWGAETALGEGAVDFEKFLSTLAEIGYDGPLTIEREIPQDPERQKAEIGRALELLNRLKASV from the coding sequence ATGGCTGAGTGGCCCCTCGGAGTTTTTGCCAGCATTGACGCGGGGCTGGGGGTGCGGCTCGACGTGGCCCAACAGCTCGGCGTGCCGACGCTGCACCTGCACGCCCCGCACGCCGAGGGGCGGACCGCCGAGGCCGCGGCCGCGTTCCGCAAGCGGCTCGATGAGCTGGGGATGCGGGTGTCGGTGGTCTTCGCCGGGTTCGACGGCGAGAGCTACGCCGACATCCCGACGGTCGTCGAGACCGTCGGCCTTGTGCCGCACGCCTACCGCGCGGAGCGGATCGCGCAGCTCAAGCAGATCATCGACTTCACGGCGCTGTTGGGCGTTGAAGCTACCGGGCTCCACCTGGGCTTTGTGCCGCACGACGCCGCTTCGCACGGCTTTGCCGAGGTCGTGGCCGTAACCGGGGAGGTTTGCGACTACGCGGCGGGCCAAGGGGTGGCGATCCACCTAGAAACCGGCCAAGAGCCGGCCGACGTGCTGATCGCGTTCCTCGACGCGGTCGGCCGCCCGAACTTGTTCGTCAACTTCGACCCCGCCAACATGATCCTCTACGGCTGCGGCGAGCCCATCGATGCGCTGCGGAAGCTGGGCGCCCGGGTGCGCAGCGTGCACTGCAAGGACGCCACGTGGAGCGACCAGCCGGGCCAGACCTGGGGCGCCGAGACGGCGCTGGGCGAGGGGGCGGTCGACTTCGAGAAGTTCCTCAGCACGCTGGCGGAGATCGGCTACGATGGGCCGCTGACGATCGAGCGGGAGATCCCGCAAGACCCGGAGCGTCAGAAGGCGGAGATCGGCCGGGCGCTTGAATTGCTGAATCGGCTCAAGGCCAGCGTCTAG
- a CDS encoding DNA-directed RNA polymerase subunit alpha has translation MHIRWRGLELPSAVVCEQETLSQTYGKFVAEPFERGFGATVGNGLRRILLSSIEGSAVMQIKIQNAQHEFTTIPGVLEDVTDIVLNVKSLVVKSHSEQTKVLRVERNTAGAITAGDILTDGAVEIINKDHVLATLTDDVPFVMEMIVENGRGYVPASEHSQNVQEIGIIPIDAIFSPVLRVRFDVEETRVGQKTNYDKLSIEVWTDGSLDPEMALVEAAKILRKHLNPFVQYSQLGPQVRSPARTSSSTGIDPSLEAKLSMPIADLQLSVRASNCLEAENILSVRDLVTKSEDHLLEVRNFGETTLTEVREKLRDLGLHLGMRISSAMSV, from the coding sequence ATGCATATCCGCTGGCGTGGACTTGAACTGCCGAGCGCCGTCGTCTGCGAGCAGGAGACCCTTTCGCAGACCTACGGGAAATTCGTCGCCGAGCCGTTCGAACGCGGCTTTGGCGCCACGGTCGGCAACGGCCTGCGCCGCATCCTGCTCTCCAGCATCGAGGGGAGCGCCGTGATGCAGATCAAGATCCAGAACGCGCAGCACGAGTTCACCACCATCCCGGGCGTCCTGGAGGACGTGACGGACATCGTGCTGAACGTCAAGTCGCTGGTGGTGAAGAGCCACAGCGAGCAGACCAAGGTGCTGCGGGTCGAGCGGAACACGGCGGGCGCCATCACCGCCGGCGACATCCTCACCGACGGCGCGGTTGAGATCATCAACAAGGACCACGTGCTGGCGACCCTCACCGACGACGTCCCCTTCGTGATGGAGATGATCGTCGAGAACGGCCGCGGCTACGTGCCCGCCAGTGAGCACAGTCAGAACGTCCAAGAGATCGGCATCATCCCCATCGACGCCATCTTCAGCCCCGTGCTGCGGGTGCGGTTCGACGTGGAAGAGACCCGCGTCGGTCAGAAGACCAACTACGACAAGCTGTCCATCGAGGTCTGGACCGACGGTTCGCTCGACCCCGAGATGGCGCTGGTCGAGGCCGCCAAGATCTTGCGGAAGCACCTCAACCCGTTCGTCCAGTACTCGCAGCTTGGCCCGCAGGTCCGCTCGCCGGCCCGCACCAGCTCGTCGACCGGCATCGACCCCTCCCTGGAGGCGAAGCTGTCGATGCCGATCGCCGACCTCCAGCTTTCGGTCCGGGCCAGCAACTGCCTCGAAGCAGAGAACATCCTCTCGGTCCGCGACCTGGTGACCAAGAGCGAAGACCACCTGCTGGAAGTACGCAATTTCGGCGAAACCACGCTTACCGAAGTCCGCGAGAAGCTTCGCGACTTGGGTCTGCACCTCGGGATGCGGATCTCCTCCGCCATGTCGGTCTGA
- a CDS encoding methyltransferase → MSLDLKSVAYRTTHPLLKRIRGSRTLIRRLTGVRVPAGTAVDFDPTTVLLAIAVREAALPGDRSALEVGVGAGALAGLSVAKATGLALTGCDCVARRVESARVVAQHNRAPVRLFVSDLFDGLPAGERFDLIFFNPPYVPTEVGDRLNFSERLTGERSMWDGGDDGLQVLRRFLAEAPPRMAPGARVVFGVQHVFTPDAAVRGAIDASPFELVRRVTRWWLPSAAYVLRAPARA, encoded by the coding sequence ATGAGCCTCGACCTGAAATCCGTCGCCTACCGGACGACCCACCCGCTGCTCAAGCGGATCCGCGGGAGCCGCACGTTGATCCGGCGGCTCACCGGCGTACGCGTGCCGGCGGGGACGGCGGTCGACTTCGATCCGACCACCGTGCTGCTGGCGATCGCCGTCCGCGAGGCGGCCCTGCCGGGCGACCGCAGCGCGCTGGAGGTGGGCGTCGGCGCCGGCGCCCTGGCGGGGCTCTCGGTCGCCAAGGCCACGGGGCTCGCGCTCACCGGGTGCGACTGCGTGGCCCGCAGGGTCGAGTCGGCACGCGTTGTCGCCCAGCACAACCGGGCGCCGGTGCGTCTGTTTGTCAGCGACCTGTTCGACGGCCTGCCGGCCGGCGAGCGGTTCGACCTGATCTTTTTTAACCCCCCCTACGTGCCGACCGAGGTGGGGGACCGGCTGAACTTTTCCGAGCGGCTTACCGGCGAGCGCTCGATGTGGGACGGCGGCGACGACGGCCTGCAGGTGCTGCGGCGGTTCCTCGCCGAGGCGCCCCCGCGGATGGCGCCGGGGGCCCGGGTAGTGTTTGGCGTGCAGCACGTGTTCACGCCCGACGCCGCGGTGCGGGGGGCGATCGACGCCTCGCCGTTCGAGCTGGTCCGTCGCGTTACGCGGTGGTGGCTGCCGAGTGCGGCGTACGTGCTTCGCGCACCCGCTCGGGCTTGA